A genomic window from Streptomyces sp. MST-110588 includes:
- a CDS encoding GAF and ANTAR domain-containing protein, with translation MSTTDREVRIARTILRLANHPTDSEPLELLHDLTTEVVALLPVHWAGVTVMNCDGRVIHVAASEEACRRLENDQIDLGEGPCLDAARTQRPLPLTSLTGPPGTARWPRFAPRARRAGIMAVASVTLRLPRPSLGALNLLMAGPPYANTRDLHLVQALADAVSAALSHQQELADKNKVLSQLKTALVSRVVIEQAKGVLSARLDIDVDEAFTRLRTYARSRRQKLTALSAHVAQGNVPAELLTSAR, from the coding sequence ATGTCCACGACCGACCGCGAAGTACGGATCGCCCGGACGATCCTCCGCCTCGCCAACCACCCCACGGACTCAGAGCCGCTGGAGTTGCTGCACGACCTGACCACGGAGGTGGTCGCCCTGCTGCCGGTGCACTGGGCCGGGGTCACCGTCATGAACTGCGACGGCCGGGTCATTCACGTCGCCGCCTCCGAGGAAGCGTGCCGCAGACTGGAGAACGACCAGATCGACCTCGGCGAGGGCCCCTGCCTGGACGCCGCCCGCACCCAGCGGCCCCTGCCGCTGACCTCGCTCACCGGCCCGCCGGGTACGGCCCGGTGGCCCCGCTTCGCACCTCGCGCCCGCCGCGCCGGGATCATGGCGGTGGCCTCGGTGACCCTGCGCCTGCCGCGACCGTCCCTGGGCGCACTCAACCTGCTGATGGCCGGCCCGCCGTACGCCAACACCCGCGACCTCCACCTGGTTCAGGCCCTGGCCGACGCCGTCAGCGCCGCGCTGTCCCACCAGCAGGAGCTGGCCGACAAGAACAAGGTCCTGAGCCAGTTGAAGACCGCCCTGGTCAGCCGCGTGGTGATCGAGCAGGCCAAGGGCGTGCTCTCGGCCCGGCTGGACATCGACGTGGACGAAGCCTTCACCCGGCTACGCACCTACGCCCGCTCCCGCCGGCAAAAACTCACCGCCCTCTCGGCCCACGTCGCCCAGGGCAACGTACCCGCCGAACTCCTCACCTCCGCCCGATGA
- a CDS encoding HAD family hydrolase: protein MSTVVASDLDRTLIYSAAALGLTMPDARAPRLLCVEVYEHKPLSYMTETAAGLLDTLARETVFVPTTTRTREQYGRIHLPGPRPRFAICANGGHLLVDGEPDRDWRRTVTARLTAECASLEEIRAHLLRTADPAWLLKERVAEDLFAYLVVDRALLPETWVKDLAGWAEARGWTVSLQGRKIYAVPKPLTKGAAVAEVARRTGTEQVLTAGDSLLDADLLLAGTQGWRPGHGELADSGWDAPHVTALTERGVAAGEEILRAFIRAAACPGRVC from the coding sequence ATGAGCACGGTCGTCGCCAGCGACCTGGACCGCACCCTGATCTATTCGGCCGCCGCACTGGGCCTGACCATGCCCGACGCCCGGGCGCCACGGCTGCTGTGTGTCGAGGTCTACGAGCACAAGCCGCTCTCCTACATGACGGAGACGGCCGCCGGGCTGCTGGACACCCTGGCGCGCGAGACCGTTTTCGTGCCGACCACCACCCGCACCCGTGAGCAGTACGGCCGTATCCATCTCCCGGGGCCGAGGCCGCGATTCGCGATCTGCGCGAACGGCGGCCACCTCCTCGTGGACGGGGAGCCGGACCGGGACTGGCGGCGGACGGTCACCGCACGGCTCACCGCGGAATGCGCCTCCCTGGAGGAGATCCGCGCGCATCTGCTGCGCACCGCCGACCCCGCGTGGCTGCTCAAGGAACGGGTCGCCGAGGACCTTTTCGCCTACCTCGTCGTCGACCGGGCCCTGTTGCCGGAGACCTGGGTGAAGGACCTGGCCGGCTGGGCGGAGGCCCGCGGCTGGACCGTGTCCCTCCAAGGACGCAAGATCTACGCCGTGCCGAAGCCGCTCACCAAGGGCGCGGCCGTCGCCGAAGTCGCGCGCCGCACCGGAACCGAGCAGGTTCTCACGGCCGGCGACTCCCTTCTGGACGCCGACCTGCTGCTGGCCGGAACCCAGGGCTGGCGCCCGGGACACGGCGAGCTGGCGGACTCGGGCTGGGACGCCCCCCACGTCACGGCACTGACCGAGCGGGGTGTCGCGGCGGGCGAGGAGATCCTGCGCGCGTTCATCCGCGCCGCCGCCTGCCCTGGCCGCGTCTGCTGA
- a CDS encoding histidine kinase → MTRRGMRHMWRALVGAGLVTMELPFVALTGLAMLCVYLWPRGRRAVLRPVMSVARWLVEIERRRLRRGGADFASEYDDARALGYLASRAALGLLGVLVLVCVTAGATVVLWASTAWMFDEIRHPVDVAETGFGAALLLFISVQGMFGVSTMEARLARHFLGPSHARELERRVEELASSRAGVVAAVNDERRRIERDLHDGVQQRLVALGILLGRALRSKDQARATALLQQAHEESRRALTELREVAWRVYPTVLDEAGLRAALETVAERSAIPVRLCYRLNRDPDTAVATVAYFVVCEAVTNAVKHSGAGLITVCVDRKESILFLHIEDDGTGGANASGSGLFGLSRRVAALDGRLRVSSPVGGPTTVTAELPCA, encoded by the coding sequence ATGACACGGCGCGGGATGCGCCACATGTGGAGAGCGCTGGTCGGCGCGGGCTTGGTGACGATGGAGCTGCCGTTCGTCGCGCTGACCGGGCTCGCGATGCTTTGCGTATACCTCTGGCCGCGCGGGCGGCGGGCGGTGCTGCGGCCGGTGATGTCCGTCGCGCGGTGGCTGGTGGAGATCGAGCGCCGTCGCCTGCGACGCGGCGGAGCCGACTTCGCCTCCGAGTACGACGACGCACGCGCGCTCGGATATCTCGCCTCGCGCGCGGCATTGGGGCTGCTGGGCGTGCTCGTGCTGGTGTGTGTGACCGCCGGGGCGACGGTGGTGCTGTGGGCGTCGACGGCCTGGATGTTCGACGAGATCCGTCATCCGGTCGATGTCGCGGAGACCGGCTTCGGCGCGGCCCTGCTCCTGTTCATCAGTGTCCAGGGCATGTTCGGGGTGTCGACGATGGAAGCCCGGCTGGCCCGTCATTTCCTGGGCCCGAGTCACGCCAGGGAACTGGAGCGCCGCGTCGAGGAGTTGGCGTCCAGCCGCGCGGGGGTCGTGGCCGCGGTGAACGACGAGCGGCGCCGTATCGAAAGAGACCTGCACGACGGTGTGCAGCAGCGGCTGGTGGCCCTGGGCATACTGCTCGGCCGCGCCCTGCGAAGCAAGGACCAGGCACGCGCGACCGCGCTGCTGCAACAGGCCCATGAGGAAAGCCGGCGGGCACTGACCGAACTGCGCGAAGTGGCGTGGCGGGTCTATCCGACGGTGCTGGACGAGGCCGGTCTGCGTGCGGCGCTGGAGACGGTCGCCGAACGTTCCGCCATCCCCGTACGGCTCTGCTACCGCCTGAACCGCGATCCGGATACCGCGGTGGCCACCGTCGCCTACTTCGTGGTGTGCGAGGCGGTCACCAACGCCGTCAAGCACTCCGGCGCCGGGCTGATAACCGTCTGCGTCGACCGGAAGGAGAGCATCTTGTTCCTGCACATCGAGGACGACGGCACGGGCGGGGCCAATGCCTCCGGAAGCGGACTGTTCGGGCTGTCCCGCCGGGTCGCCGCCCTCGACGGCCGGCTCAGGGTCAGCAGCCCGGTCGGCGGGCCCACCACTGTCACCGCGGAGCTGCCGTGCGCGTAG
- a CDS encoding class I SAM-dependent methyltransferase, which translates to MTESKSTPITPELYDYMLAHNAPLDAVQSELVEVTHRRFPDAAGMQSAQEQAPLLAFLVRLVGARHVVEVGTFTGFSALAMAQALPADGKLIACDVSEEWTAYGREAWEKAGVADRIDLRIAPALDTLRAMPATPHIDLAYLDADKSNYVAYWEELVPRVRAGGLIVADNVFFHGQVVDPSATGSAEAIRTFNDHVMADERVEAVMLTVADGLTVARRRG; encoded by the coding sequence GTGACCGAGAGCAAGAGCACGCCGATCACCCCGGAACTTTACGACTACATGCTCGCGCACAATGCGCCGCTGGACGCGGTCCAGAGTGAACTCGTGGAGGTCACGCATCGGCGCTTCCCCGATGCGGCGGGAATGCAGTCGGCGCAGGAGCAGGCCCCGTTGCTCGCCTTCCTGGTGCGGTTGGTGGGCGCTCGGCATGTGGTCGAGGTCGGTACCTTCACCGGGTTCTCGGCTCTGGCCATGGCGCAGGCGCTGCCTGCCGACGGGAAGCTGATCGCCTGCGATGTGTCGGAGGAATGGACGGCGTACGGCCGCGAGGCGTGGGAGAAGGCGGGGGTCGCGGACCGTATCGACCTGCGGATCGCGCCCGCGCTGGACACCCTGAGGGCGATGCCGGCCACCCCGCACATCGACCTGGCGTATCTCGACGCGGACAAGTCCAACTATGTGGCGTACTGGGAGGAGCTGGTGCCGAGGGTGCGGGCCGGTGGGCTGATCGTTGCGGACAATGTGTTCTTCCACGGCCAGGTCGTCGATCCGTCGGCCACCGGATCCGCCGAGGCGATCCGCACATTCAATGATCACGTTATGGCGGACGAGCGGGTCGAGGCGGTCATGCTCACCGTTGCCGACGGGTTGACGGTGGCGCGCAGGCGCGGATGA
- a CDS encoding response regulator transcription factor, producing the protein MRVVLADDSTLLREGLMRLLAEEGHEVMAAVGDAAELITVLEHAAKEGRRPDAVVVDVRMPPTHTDEGLRAAMEIRERWPGVGVLVLSQYVERRYATELLTDDSKGVGYLLKDRVVQVDEFLDALERVGAGQAAFDSEVVRQLLTRSRRADPLGTLTSRERDVLAQMAQGHTNAAIAGRLHISQSGVEKHANAIFDKLQLTGASGYSRRVLAVLRYLGS; encoded by the coding sequence GTGCGCGTAGTACTTGCCGACGATTCGACCCTGCTGAGAGAGGGACTGATGCGACTGCTGGCCGAGGAGGGGCATGAGGTGATGGCCGCGGTGGGCGACGCCGCCGAACTGATCACGGTGCTGGAGCACGCCGCCAAGGAAGGACGGAGGCCGGACGCGGTCGTTGTGGATGTGCGTATGCCGCCCACGCACACCGATGAGGGGCTGCGGGCGGCGATGGAGATACGGGAGCGCTGGCCCGGGGTCGGGGTGCTCGTGCTGTCGCAGTACGTCGAACGGCGTTATGCGACCGAGTTGCTGACCGACGACAGCAAGGGCGTCGGCTACCTCCTCAAGGACCGTGTGGTGCAGGTGGACGAGTTCCTGGACGCGCTGGAGCGGGTCGGTGCCGGGCAGGCGGCCTTCGACTCCGAAGTCGTACGCCAGTTGCTGACGCGCAGCAGACGCGCCGATCCACTGGGCACGCTCACCTCGCGTGAGCGGGACGTCCTCGCGCAGATGGCCCAGGGCCATACCAATGCCGCGATCGCGGGCCGGCTGCACATTTCACAGAGCGGGGTGGAGAAACACGCCAACGCGATTTTCGACAAGCTCCAACTGACAGGGGCCTCCGGATACTCCCGCAGAGTGCTGGCCGTTCTGCGGTACCTGGGGAGCTGA
- a CDS encoding zinc ribbon domain-containing protein produces MPRYEYRCRSCGSTFELNRPMAESSAPATCPDGHSDTVKLLSTVAVGGTASAPARSAGTGGGGGCCGGGCCG; encoded by the coding sequence ATGCCTCGTTACGAATACCGCTGCCGCTCCTGTGGGTCCACCTTCGAGCTCAACCGGCCGATGGCTGAGTCCTCCGCCCCGGCGACCTGCCCCGACGGCCATTCGGACACGGTCAAGCTGCTGTCCACGGTCGCCGTCGGCGGCACGGCCTCCGCCCCCGCCCGTAGCGCGGGAACCGGTGGCGGTGGCGGATGCTGCGGAGGCGGCTGCTGCGGCTGA
- a CDS encoding DedA family protein yields MIENTGTGWLISLIDTLGAPGAGLAIAAENLFPPLPSELILPLAGFAVGQGRMDLLSALAWTTLGSVTGALALYGVGALLGRERTVAIAARLPLVSVLDIEKTERWFRRHGHKAVFLGRMIPVFRSLISVPAGIERMPLPAFVVLTTLGSAIWNAVFVLAGRALGENWKEVTGYVDVYAKVVLLAAALAVLAFLAVRISRRGQGRRRRG; encoded by the coding sequence ATGATCGAGAACACCGGAACGGGCTGGCTCATCAGCCTCATCGACACCCTCGGCGCGCCCGGCGCCGGCCTGGCGATCGCCGCCGAGAACCTCTTCCCGCCGCTGCCCAGCGAGCTGATTCTGCCGCTGGCCGGCTTCGCGGTGGGCCAGGGGCGGATGGATCTGCTGTCCGCGCTCGCGTGGACGACGCTCGGGTCCGTGACCGGCGCACTCGCCCTGTACGGCGTGGGCGCGCTGCTCGGGCGGGAGCGCACGGTCGCGATCGCGGCCAGGCTGCCGCTGGTCAGTGTCCTTGACATCGAGAAGACGGAGCGCTGGTTCCGGCGGCACGGACACAAGGCGGTGTTCCTCGGCCGGATGATTCCCGTCTTCCGCAGCCTGATATCGGTGCCGGCCGGTATCGAGCGCATGCCGTTACCGGCCTTTGTGGTCCTGACCACGCTCGGCAGTGCCATCTGGAATGCGGTCTTCGTTCTCGCCGGCCGTGCGCTCGGCGAGAACTGGAAGGAGGTGACCGGCTATGTGGATGTGTATGCGAAGGTTGTTCTGCTGGCTGCCGCACTGGCGGTGCTGGCCTTCCTGGCCGTACGGATCAGCAGACGCGGCCAGGGCAGGCGGCGGCGCGGATGA
- a CDS encoding DUF4383 domain-containing protein: MAAGQTLHGSFHPFRSPHGTDPPHGTASPQGTGSRHGRGRHARRRTRLDEHLPVDHRLSRIYRIGAGLTGLILLVFGILGLIDKIGFFDTGDATVGGLNTNGALSTLSIVVGLVLFVGMMIGGNFASTLNIVLGLVFLLSGFANLALLDTGHNYLAFRIQNVLFSFAVGVMLLTFGLYGRVTAGLPHDNPYWRSRHSEQPADHGPRSRTGSHAPPR, translated from the coding sequence ATGGCTGCTGGCCAGACCCTCCACGGGTCCTTTCACCCCTTCCGCTCACCACACGGCACAGACCCCCCACACGGCACAGCTTCGCCACAGGGCACCGGCTCGCGACACGGCAGGGGGCGGCACGCGCGCCGGCGCACCCGGCTCGATGAACATCTGCCCGTGGACCACCGGCTCAGCAGGATCTACCGCATCGGTGCCGGGCTGACCGGCCTGATCCTGCTGGTCTTCGGCATCCTCGGCCTGATCGACAAGATCGGCTTCTTCGACACGGGCGATGCCACCGTCGGCGGGCTCAACACCAACGGCGCGCTCAGCACCCTGTCGATCGTCGTGGGCCTCGTGCTCTTCGTCGGCATGATGATCGGCGGGAACTTCGCGTCGACGCTCAACATCGTGCTGGGCCTGGTCTTCCTGCTGAGCGGATTCGCCAATCTCGCCCTCCTGGACACCGGTCACAACTACCTCGCCTTCCGCATCCAGAACGTCCTCTTCAGCTTCGCGGTCGGCGTGATGCTGCTGACCTTCGGACTCTACGGGCGGGTCACCGCCGGTCTGCCGCACGACAATCCGTACTGGCGCTCCCGGCACTCCGAGCAGCCCGCCGACCACGGCCCCCGGTCGCGTACGGGTTCCCACGCACCGCCCCGGTAG
- a CDS encoding HpcH/HpaI aldolase/citrate lyase family protein produces the protein MRHFGYLAPSMRKALFHQEPAEFTADSPAHMLSVALGATLYSPATRPCLAADIVKQAGRGVVSMVLCLEDSIGDGEVEAGEENLVRHLTALAEEDGSGPVLPLLFIRVRTPGQIPDLVRRLGPAVRLLSGFVLPKFTETRGIPFLEALAGAEENCGRRLFAMPVLESPQLLYLESRAQTLEGIARTVEKYRERVLALRLGVTDFCSAYGLRRAPDMTAYDVQIVASVIADVVNVLGRADGTGFTVTGPVWEYFRLHERMFKPQLRRSPFLGRAEELRTTLIEHDMDGLLREIELDRANGLQGKTCIHPSHVAPVHALSVVSHEEFSDAVDILRPERGDGGVLRSSYTNKMNEVKPHRAWAERTLLRAEVFGVAREGVGFVELLTASLPQH, from the coding sequence ATGCGTCATTTCGGGTACCTTGCGCCGAGCATGCGGAAGGCATTGTTCCACCAGGAACCGGCCGAGTTCACTGCCGACTCGCCCGCCCATATGCTCTCGGTCGCGCTCGGGGCCACCCTCTACAGCCCCGCCACCCGCCCGTGCCTCGCCGCCGACATCGTCAAACAGGCCGGCCGCGGTGTGGTGTCGATGGTGCTGTGCCTGGAGGACTCCATCGGCGACGGCGAGGTGGAGGCCGGCGAGGAGAACCTCGTACGGCATCTCACCGCCCTCGCCGAGGAGGACGGCAGCGGCCCCGTCCTGCCCCTGCTGTTCATACGGGTCAGGACGCCCGGACAGATACCCGATCTCGTGCGCCGGCTCGGACCCGCGGTGCGGCTGCTGTCCGGATTCGTACTGCCGAAGTTCACCGAGACGCGCGGGATCCCCTTTCTGGAAGCGCTGGCCGGCGCGGAAGAGAACTGCGGGCGGCGGCTGTTCGCGATGCCCGTGCTCGAATCGCCCCAGTTGCTGTACCTGGAGAGCCGCGCCCAGACGCTGGAAGGCATCGCGCGGACCGTCGAGAAATACCGGGAACGGGTGCTCGCGCTGCGGCTCGGTGTCACGGACTTCTGCTCCGCCTACGGGCTGCGCAGGGCACCTGACATGACGGCGTACGACGTCCAGATCGTCGCCTCCGTCATCGCGGACGTGGTCAACGTCCTGGGCCGGGCGGACGGCACGGGTTTCACCGTCACCGGGCCGGTGTGGGAGTACTTCCGGCTGCACGAGCGGATGTTCAAGCCGCAGTTGCGGCGTAGCCCCTTCCTGGGCCGGGCCGAGGAACTGCGGACCACGTTGATCGAGCACGACATGGACGGGCTGCTGCGGGAGATCGAACTGGACCGGGCGAACGGCTTGCAGGGCAAGACCTGCATCCATCCCTCGCATGTGGCACCCGTACACGCGCTGTCGGTCGTCAGCCACGAGGAGTTCAGCGACGCCGTCGACATTCTGCGGCCCGAACGCGGCGACGGCGGAGTCCTGCGCTCCTCGTACACGAACAAGATGAATGAAGTGAAGCCGCACCGCGCCTGGGCCGAGCGGACTCTGCTGCGCGCCGAGGTGTTCGGCGTGGCGCGCGAGGGCGTCGGCTTCGTGGAACTGCTGACCGCCAGCCTCCCGCAGCACTGA
- the dgoD gene encoding galactonate dehydratase — MKISRISRIETFLVPPRWMFVRVETDEGLVGWGEPVVEGRAEPVRAAVEVLAEYLLGQDAMRTEDHWQVMTKGGFYRGGPVLSSTVAGLDQALWDIKGKRYGVPVHQLLGGPVREKIRTYAWIGGDDPQDIRDALTAQIEAGFTAVKMNGCGRMTPLATRSEIRSCLSRAQTAREVLGDHRDFGLDFHGRVSPANARRLLPLLAEYAPMFVEEPVLCDHMDALPGLVNASNIPLALGERLFTRRDFLAPLQAGVAILQPDVSHAGGISELRRIAALAETYGAHVAPHCPLGPIALAASLQIAFTTPNFLIQEQSIGIHYNKGAELLDYVIDPAPFRFQDGSLLRTDRPGLGVDVDEAAVRAAGERGHAWRNPVWRHEDGSFAEW; from the coding sequence GTGAAGATCAGTCGTATAAGTCGTATCGAGACGTTTCTGGTTCCGCCGCGCTGGATGTTCGTCCGTGTGGAGACGGACGAGGGGCTCGTCGGCTGGGGCGAGCCGGTCGTCGAAGGCCGGGCCGAACCGGTCCGCGCGGCCGTCGAGGTACTCGCCGAATACCTCCTCGGCCAGGATGCGATGCGCACAGAAGATCACTGGCAGGTGATGACCAAGGGCGGTTTCTACCGCGGCGGGCCGGTTCTCTCCTCCACCGTCGCCGGTCTGGACCAAGCCCTGTGGGACATCAAGGGCAAACGGTACGGCGTACCCGTCCACCAGCTCCTCGGCGGCCCCGTACGGGAGAAGATCCGTACGTACGCATGGATCGGCGGCGACGACCCCCAGGACATCCGCGACGCGCTCACCGCACAGATCGAGGCGGGCTTCACCGCGGTCAAGATGAACGGCTGCGGCCGGATGACGCCGCTGGCCACCCGATCGGAAATACGGTCCTGTCTGTCCCGTGCACAAACCGCCCGCGAAGTCCTGGGTGACCACCGGGACTTCGGGCTGGACTTCCACGGCCGGGTCTCCCCGGCCAATGCCCGCCGCCTGCTGCCGCTGCTGGCCGAATACGCTCCGATGTTCGTCGAGGAACCGGTGCTCTGCGACCACATGGACGCACTGCCCGGCCTGGTGAACGCCTCCAACATCCCGCTCGCGCTCGGCGAGCGCCTCTTCACCCGGCGCGATTTCCTGGCCCCGCTCCAGGCCGGTGTGGCGATACTCCAGCCGGATGTCTCCCATGCGGGCGGAATCTCCGAACTGCGCAGAATCGCCGCGCTGGCGGAGACGTACGGAGCCCATGTCGCGCCGCACTGTCCCCTGGGCCCCATCGCCCTCGCCGCCAGCCTCCAGATCGCCTTCACCACACCGAACTTCCTCATCCAGGAACAGTCCATCGGCATCCACTACAACAAGGGCGCCGAACTGCTCGACTACGTCATCGACCCGGCGCCCTTCCGCTTCCAGGACGGCTCACTGCTGCGCACCGACCGCCCGGGACTGGGAGTGGACGTGGACGAGGCAGCGGTACGGGCGGCGGGCGAGCGGGGCCACGCCTGGCGCAACCCCGTGTGGCGGCATGAGGACGGCTCGTTCGCGGAGTGGTGA
- a CDS encoding Tellurium resistance has protein sequence MSFLGNWWRGGAPMYDGGGASHVVELTKRNPVVSLSKQGAATGHLRVNLHWQMRAADIGRPGQSRGGLLRHPGRMFKPEVVQAQGPAVVKIDLDLACLYELKDGTKGVVQPLGNFLGDINVPPYVKLSGDDRFGSPSGETLYINMDHRNEIKRLLIFVYIYDGTPAFDRTHAVVTLYPSNGPRVEIGLDERAPQARSCAVFMLENNKGEMTVRREVKYVYGFQAELDRLYGWGLQWGRGYKSKV, from the coding sequence GTGTCGTTCCTGGGGAACTGGTGGCGCGGTGGGGCGCCGATGTACGACGGCGGCGGTGCGTCGCATGTGGTCGAACTGACGAAGCGGAATCCCGTGGTCTCGCTGAGCAAGCAGGGCGCGGCCACCGGGCACCTGCGGGTCAACCTGCACTGGCAGATGCGGGCCGCGGACATCGGGCGGCCCGGGCAGTCCAGGGGAGGACTGCTGCGGCATCCGGGCCGGATGTTCAAGCCGGAGGTGGTGCAGGCACAGGGACCGGCGGTGGTCAAGATCGACCTGGACCTGGCCTGCCTGTACGAGCTCAAGGACGGCACCAAGGGCGTGGTGCAGCCGCTCGGGAACTTCCTGGGGGACATCAATGTCCCGCCGTACGTGAAGCTCAGCGGTGACGACCGGTTCGGTTCACCCTCCGGCGAGACGCTCTACATCAACATGGACCACCGCAACGAGATCAAACGACTGCTGATCTTCGTCTACATCTACGACGGCACTCCGGCCTTCGACCGTACGCACGCCGTCGTGACGCTCTACCCGAGCAACGGCCCCCGGGTGGAGATAGGGCTGGACGAACGCGCACCGCAGGCCCGCTCCTGCGCGGTGTTCATGCTGGAGAACAACAAGGGCGAGATGACCGTGCGCCGCGAGGTGAAGTACGTCTACGGCTTCCAGGCGGAACTGGACCGGCTGTACGGCTGGGGCCTCCAGTGGGGCCGGGGCTACAAGTCCAAGGTCTGA
- a CDS encoding DoxX family protein codes for MTSPLGTLGAPARSASSPYGYGAGLLLLRLAIGLTMAVHGAQKLFGWFGGGGLEGTGQFFTASGYPSGKAMAVVAGLSETLGGLGLAVGLLTPLAGAAIVGTMINALAVKWGGGFFSPKGVEYELLLTAVAASITLAGPGPYALDRFVPGLRTHKLTYGVAALVLAILAAGVILLIRK; via the coding sequence ATGACGTCTCCCCTTGGCACACTCGGCGCGCCCGCGCGGTCCGCCTCGTCCCCGTACGGCTATGGCGCGGGCCTGCTCCTGTTGCGGCTCGCGATCGGGCTGACCATGGCCGTGCACGGCGCGCAGAAGCTGTTCGGCTGGTTCGGCGGGGGCGGGCTGGAGGGGACCGGGCAGTTCTTCACGGCGAGCGGATACCCGTCCGGCAAGGCGATGGCGGTCGTGGCCGGGCTCAGCGAGACCCTGGGCGGGCTCGGGCTCGCGGTGGGTCTGCTCACCCCGCTCGCCGGGGCGGCGATCGTCGGAACGATGATCAACGCGCTCGCGGTGAAGTGGGGCGGCGGCTTCTTCTCCCCCAAAGGGGTGGAGTACGAGCTGCTGCTCACGGCGGTCGCGGCCTCGATCACGCTGGCCGGCCCCGGCCCGTACGCCCTGGACCGGTTCGTGCCGGGGCTGCGTACGCACAAGCTCACTTACGGGGTTGCGGCCCTGGTGCTCGCCATACTGGCGGCCGGTGTGATTCTGCTGATCCGGAAATGA
- a CDS encoding DUF475 domain-containing protein has product MLLKTFGWSFAITAAGLALAGVLWGWQGLAIVGILSILEISVSFDNAVINAGILRKMNAFWQKIFLTVGILIAVFGMRLVFPVVIVAVTAKMGPIEAVKLAINDKPQYEQLVTSAHPAIAAFGGMFLLMIFLDFIFEEREHKWLAWLEKPLAKMGKLDMLSVIVALIVLLVASMTVATDVAHGGGDKSATVLLSGVAGLLTYLIVGGVSGYFEDKLEEVEDEEDEDGEAAAASSGSAAKKNGTGAAVGLAGKAAFFMFLYLEVIDASFSFDGVIGAFAITNDIFEMALGLGIGAMYIRSLTVYLVRKGTLDDYVYLEHGAHYAIGALAVILLATIKYEINEVITGLVGVVLIGLSFLSSVRRNRLQGKPGESSRPKSEVSSGV; this is encoded by the coding sequence GTGCTCCTGAAAACCTTTGGCTGGTCGTTCGCCATCACGGCGGCCGGTCTGGCCTTGGCCGGCGTCCTCTGGGGGTGGCAGGGGCTCGCGATTGTCGGGATCCTGTCCATCCTGGAGATTTCGGTCTCGTTCGACAATGCGGTCATCAACGCGGGAATCCTGCGCAAGATGAACGCCTTCTGGCAGAAGATCTTCCTGACGGTCGGCATCCTCATTGCCGTTTTCGGCATGCGGCTGGTCTTTCCCGTCGTCATCGTCGCGGTCACCGCGAAGATGGGGCCGATCGAAGCGGTCAAGCTGGCGATCAACGACAAACCGCAGTACGAGCAACTGGTCACGAGCGCCCACCCCGCCATTGCGGCCTTCGGTGGCATGTTCCTGCTCATGATCTTCCTCGACTTCATCTTCGAGGAGCGGGAACACAAATGGCTGGCCTGGCTGGAGAAGCCGCTGGCCAAAATGGGCAAGCTGGACATGCTGTCCGTGATCGTCGCGCTGATCGTGCTGCTGGTCGCGTCGATGACGGTCGCCACCGATGTCGCGCACGGCGGCGGTGACAAGAGCGCCACGGTCCTGCTGTCCGGCGTCGCCGGTCTGCTCACGTACCTGATCGTGGGCGGTGTCTCCGGCTACTTCGAGGACAAGTTGGAGGAGGTCGAGGACGAGGAGGACGAGGACGGCGAGGCAGCCGCCGCGTCGTCGGGCTCCGCGGCGAAGAAGAACGGCACCGGCGCGGCCGTGGGCCTGGCCGGCAAGGCCGCGTTCTTCATGTTCCTCTACCTGGAGGTCATCGACGCCTCCTTCTCCTTCGACGGTGTCATCGGTGCGTTCGCCATCACCAACGACATCTTCGAGATGGCTCTCGGTCTGGGCATCGGTGCGATGTACATCCGTTCGCTGACGGTCTACCTCGTCCGCAAGGGGACCCTGGACGACTACGTCTACCTGGAGCACGGCGCGCACTACGCGATCGGCGCCCTGGCGGTCATCCTGCTCGCCACGATCAAGTACGAGATCAACGAGGTGATCACCGGTCTGGTCGGTGTCGTCCTGATCGGCCTGTCCTTCCTGTCCTCCGTACGCAGGAACAGACTCCAGGGAAAGCCGGGAGAGAGCTCCCGGCCGAAGTCGGAAGTCTCATCCGGAGTGTGA